The following proteins come from a genomic window of Rhizobium sp. 007:
- a CDS encoding Gfo/Idh/MocA family oxidoreductase, with translation MTELKGALIGCGFFAINQMHAWNDVEGARIVAICDRDPARLRVVGDQFGIDRRYSDAEALFADGGFDFVDIATTVESHRALVEMAARHKVPAICQKPFAKTLSDAKIMVETCRNAGVALMVHENFRWQTPIQAVRKALEAGAIGTPFWGRFSFRSGYDVFSGQPYLAEGERFIIEDLGIHALDIARYILGDVSAVTARTTRINPKIKGEDVATILLDHKNGATSVVDVSYATKLSTEPFPETLVELDGSEGTIRLTQGYGLKVTNAQGTTTTNVSPKLLPWASRPWHNIQESVYAIQQHWVDQLKRGMEHSTSGADNLRTFALVEGAYESAAKGQTIDVGAMLQ, from the coding sequence CGATGTCGAAGGCGCCAGGATCGTCGCGATCTGTGACCGCGATCCGGCAAGGTTGAGGGTCGTCGGAGATCAGTTCGGCATCGATCGTCGCTATAGCGATGCCGAAGCACTGTTTGCAGACGGCGGTTTCGATTTCGTCGATATTGCCACGACGGTAGAGAGCCACCGCGCCCTGGTGGAAATGGCGGCCCGGCACAAGGTACCGGCCATCTGCCAGAAGCCGTTTGCCAAGACGCTGTCGGATGCAAAGATCATGGTCGAGACGTGCCGCAATGCCGGCGTTGCGCTGATGGTGCACGAGAATTTCCGCTGGCAGACGCCGATCCAGGCGGTTCGAAAGGCGCTGGAGGCGGGCGCAATCGGCACACCCTTCTGGGGACGTTTCTCCTTCCGTTCCGGCTATGACGTCTTCTCGGGACAGCCGTATCTGGCAGAAGGTGAGCGGTTCATCATCGAGGACCTCGGCATCCATGCACTCGACATTGCGCGCTACATCCTCGGCGACGTCTCGGCAGTCACGGCCCGCACGACGCGGATCAACCCCAAGATCAAGGGCGAGGACGTCGCGACTATCCTGCTTGACCACAAAAACGGCGCCACATCGGTCGTCGACGTCAGCTATGCCACGAAACTTTCGACCGAACCGTTCCCCGAGACGTTGGTCGAGCTTGATGGATCCGAGGGCACGATCCGGCTCACCCAAGGTTACGGCCTCAAAGTGACCAACGCGCAGGGCACCACCACCACGAACGTGTCTCCGAAGCTGCTGCCATGGGCGTCACGGCCCTGGCATAACATTCAGGAGAGCGTGTACGCGATCCAGCAGCACTGGGTCGACCAGTTGAAGCGCGGCATGGAACACTCGACCTCCGGCGCCGACAATCTGAGGACATTCGCACTCGTCGAGGGAGCCTATGAAAGCGCGGCGAAGGGTCAGACGATCGATGTCGGAGCGATGCTGCAATGA